In Paenibacillus stellifer, the DNA window GATCTGCTGCTGAAGCCAGTTCTGCACAAGGTATACGGGGAGCAGTTCGCCCCGGCCGGAGGGCTTGAGCCGTATTATGAACGCCTTCGGCTGCTCCGGATCCGCTTCCGCCAGGAGAACGATGCACACCGTCATGAAGGCGGAGCTAAGGCCGGCGGAGATAAAGGGCGTCCAGCATAACCGGACAAGGGCCAAGGTATACGAGGTGAGCTGCGGCTATTTGAAGTGTAGGCTGTCATTGAAGCCGCGGCCATTACGGTGCTTGGGTCAACATGGAGCCTGCTGCCATTACGGAGTCACGCTCAACATGGAGGTTACAGCCATCATTGAGGCAGTTGCCAACCGAACAAAAAGCCTCCCGCAAAAATGCGGGAGGCCCAGCCGTTCTCCTAATGGATGATGTGTATTTGGACTACAGCCATTCTTTTTTGCGGAATATATAGAGCATCCCGCAGCCCAGCGCAACCATAACGCCGATAACGCCGTAGTAGCCGTATTTCGTATGGATCTCGGGGATGTTCTCGAAGTTCATCCCGTAGATGCCGGTTATGACGGTGAGGGGCATGAATATCGTCGTAATCGCCGTGAACACCCGCATGATTTCATTCGCCCGGTTGGCGATACTGGACTGATAGGCTTCGCGCAAGTTGCCCATCAGATCGCGGTAGGTTTCAAATGTTTCGGAGATTTTCACGGCGTTCTCGTAGATGTCGCTAAAATATTTCTGCAGCTGATCGTCGATCAGGCGGAGATCTTTTTTGTTCAGGGTGTTGACGACTTCCTTCTGCGGGCCGAGCATCTTCTTCAGCCACAGAATTTCGCTTCGCAGACCGATGATTTCGCTAAGATGACTCTTCTTGGTATGCATCAGGATATCCTCTTCCAGCTTCTCGATCCGCGCTTCGATCCGGTCGCCGACGGCGAAATAATTGTCCACGACAAGGTCGATGAGCAGGTAGAGGAAACGGTCGGGCTCGCTGACTTCCTGTTCCCACAGAATCGGCTTCACGGCGCGCAGCTCGTGGATTTTCTGCTTCGTGACGGTAATGATAAAGTGCCGTCCCAGGAAAATATTCAACGCCCGGAGGAAAATCTCCTCGTCGTCAAAACGGATGCTGTTCACCACAATAAAATAATGGGATTCATAAATTTCGATTTTGGGCCGTTGTTCCTCATCGCTGAGGCAGTCCTCCACGGCCAGATCATGCAGATTGAACAAGGGTTGCAACAGTCCCAGATCATCCACATCGGCGTCGATCCAGTAGAATCCTTCCGCCGGCGGAGCAAGGGTTGCTTCAATATCGTCTACAGGCGTAAATACGCCTGCGTTGACCAGCCGGATTTTCATCTGATTCACTCCTTCTTTCCCTATCTTGCCCAGGGATATGCTTAAGAAAGCACAAGGAAGACATCAGCTTGGCCGGCAGTTCTGCACACAAAGAGGCCGCTTAAATTCCGAAGGCATGAAGAAGAAGCGCTCCCGCCGCCGGCAAGCTGATGTTACTCCTGTACGGTTGTTCCTGATCGGCATTGTGCCGCTTACTCGGGTCGCCTTCCATTCTTCATCTCACCTCTTGTATTCTCAGAATAAGTCGATACCTGTCAGTCCTGCTCAAAACCCTTGTTCAGTATAACGCCGGAGGTAGGCTCTTTCAAGCAAAATTGTTGTTATATTCGAAGCCGCAACACCAGTATATGGACTTGACGAGATAAGGTTCATCACTTATATTGAATAATAAGAATTTGAACTGAATATGAACCGATCTTATCAAGAGCAGGTGGAGGGACTGGCCCGATGAAACCCGGCAACCGGCGGTAAACGCACGGTGCTAATTCTTGCAGAGACGTATCCAGCAGCAATTGTCTGGAATGCGTGACTCTGGCAGATGAGAGAGAATCATAGGTGTATACATATGACCTTTCTCGTTTGTGCGGGAAAGGTTTTTATTTTGTAAATTTTGTCAACATGATGAAGGAGTGACCTAGAGTGCCTATCAAGATTCCGGACAGCCTGCCAGCCAAAGAGATTTTATCCGGGGAAAATATATTCGTCATGGATGAAAGCCAGGCCTTTCACCAGGATATACGCCCCCTTCGGATTGCCATACTGAATCTGATGCCGACGAAAGAGACGACAGAGACCCAACTGCTGCGTCTGGTAGGCAACTCGCCTCTTCAAGTCGATGTGACGCTGCTTCACCCGAGCACCCACACCTCGAAGAATACCTCAGCCGAGCATCTGAAGAGCTTCTACAAAACGTTCGATGAAATTGCAGACCGCCGTCTGGACGGATTGATTATTACCGGCGCGCCGGTGGAGCAGATGGAATTCGAGGACGTGAACTACTGGGAGGAATTGCAGCGCATCTTCGAGTGGAGCAAGGATAACGTAACCTCGACGATGCATATATGTTGGGCGGCCCAGGCGGGATTGTACTATCATTTCGGAGTTCGCAAAATCGGACTTCCCGACAAATGCTTCGGAGTGTTCCCGCATAATGTATTGGCGCCGAATACGAAGCTGCTGCGCGGCTTTGATGAGCTGTTCCATGTGCCGCATTCCCGGCATACGGATATCTCCCGCGAGGATATCGAGAACTCTCCGGATCTGCAGATTTTGGCGGAATCGGACGAAGCCGGCATCTACTTGGTCGCCACGCGCGACGGCCGCCAGATCTTCGTAACGGGGCATTCCGAGTACGACCCCTTCTCACTTAAAGGGGAGTACGAGCGGGACATCGCCAAGGGGATGGAGATAGCGCTGCCGAAGCATTATTTTCCAAATGACGATCCAAACCGGACGCCGCCGGCGGTATGGCGGGCCCACGCGAACCTGCTGTTCTCCAACTGGCTGAATTACTACGTCTACCAGGAGACACCCTACGACATCGGACCGATGATCTGACAACCGCAATTGGCAATGGCTTCAATTAGGCAATAACCTAAACCATCATATGCAGACAGGCTGAGGGTCTTTGACGTCGGGATGCCTGACCCGCATGAACATTCGGGAGGAAATAACCATGAACGACAAGCTCAGAATTGAAAGCAGGCTCGCCCAAATCGGCTCCCAGGAGGATCCGGCCACCGGCGCAGTGAATTATCCGATCTACCAATCCACAGCGTTCCGGCATCCGCGCCTGGGACAGAGCACCGGCTTCGATTATATCCGGACCAAGAACCCTACGCGCTCGGTACTTGAGTGTGCAGCCGCCGAGCTGGAATCCGGCGACGTTGCTTTTGCTTGCAGCTCCGGCATGGCCGCTCTGCAGACGATCTTCGCCTACTTCAGCCAGGGCGATCATCTCATCGTCTCCCTTGATCTGTACGGAGGTACATACCGGATGCTGGAGCGGATTATGTCAAGGTTCGGAGTCACTGCTTCGTATGTGGATACCAATGATCTTGAAGCGCTGGAAGCGGTGCGCAGGGAGAACACGAAAGCCGTCTTCATCGAGACGCCGACGAATCCGCTGATGATGATTACGGATATCGAAGCGGTCTGTACATGGGCCAAGCCCCACGGCCTGCTGACGATTGTGGACAACACGCTGCTCACCCCATACTTCCAGCGGCCGCTTGAGCTTGGCGCCGATATCATTATCCACAGCGCCACCAAATATCTTGGCGGACACAACGATGTGCTGGCCGGCCTGATCGTGACGAAGGGAGAGGCGCTGTCGCAGGAGATGGCGATCTTGCACAACTCCATCGGCGCAGTGCTGTCCCCGAGCGACAGCTACCAGCTGATGAGAGGCATGAAGACGCTGGCGCTGCGGATGGAGCGGCATGAGAGCAATGCGCTGGCCATCGCCCGCCATCTGAAGGAGCATCCGGCGATCGCGGAGGTGTATCATCCCGGGCTTTCGGATCATCCCGGTTATGAGATCCAGCGCCGCCAATCGAGCGGCAACACCGGCATTTTCTCCTTCAAGGTCAAGAATGCCGCTTATGTGGAGCCGATTCTGCGCCATATCAAGCTGATCGCCTTCGCGGAGAGCCTCGGCGGCGTTGAGTCGCTGATGACGTACCCGGCTATCCAGACGCATGCGGATATCCCGGCTGAAATCCGCGACGCGGTCGGCGTCGACGACCGTCTGCTGCGCTTTTCGGTCGGCGTCGAGCATGTTGACGACCTGATCTCCGACCTCGATCAGGCCCTGGAAGCGGCCCGGGCGGAGATCGAGACCGCAGCCGGCCTCGAAGGTTAACTACTGGTCCGCTGAGTGTCTGCCATCACGAATCGTGTGAGGGGGGCGGCTGACCGCCAATAGGACTGAAGAGAAGCGTCGATTTGACGCTTCTGTTTTTTTGTAAACCTAACAATGCCTAAGCTTTGCGCTTAAATCCGGCGTATTTTTCCGGTAAATGCATGTCGTCAATAAGGGAGCCGTCAGGCGTATATCCTTGGTTTCTACAGCTGAAAGAGAAGCGGTCGCGAAAAAAAGATATTTTTCAAGCAGGGACGGATATGTTACCATGATTCCACGGACATATTCGTTGTCATGCAAATTTTATTAAAAGTTAGGAAGGCTGGAGTTTAGGCTTGGGCTGTAAAAGGAGGAGATATGATGAGCGCGATTGACGCCATTCTGAACAAAGCGCTGCAGGGCGAACGCCTGGGGCTTGAAGATACGGTCAGACTGTTTGAGAGCAATGAAATCGAGAAGATGGGCGCCGCCGCGGATGTAATCATGAAACGCTGGCATCCGGAGCCGGTGGCGACCTTTGTAATCGGACGGAATATCAACTATACGAATATTTGCGATGTGTACTGTCGCTTCTGCGCATTTTACCGCAGACCGGGCTCCGAGGAGGGCTATGTGCTTCCGGATGAAACGATCTTCGAGAAGATCCGTGAGACGATTGCTGTGAATGGAACCGAGATTCTGATGCAGGGCGGCACCAACCCAAATTTGCCGTTCAGCTATTATACGGATCTGTTGAAAGGCATCAAGCAGCGCTTCCCGGGGATTACGATGCACTCGTTCTCGCCGGCAGAGATCATGAAGATGAAAGAATTGTCGGGCTTGACGCTCGAAGAGACGCTGCGGCAGATTCACGCCGCCGGCCTCGATTCGCTGCCGGGAGGGGGCGCAGAGATTCTGGACGACCGCACCCGCCGCAAAATCAGCCGTCTGAAGGGCTCCTGGCATGACTGGATGGACGTCATGAAGACGGCGCACCGGATTGGCATGAATACGACGGCAACGATGGTGATCGGACTTGGCGAGAGCATGGAGGAACGGGCCCTGCATCTGCTGCGCGTCCGTGACGCGCAGGACGAGTGCATCGGGAACAACTATAACTCCGAGGGCTTCCTGGCCTTCATCTCCTGGACGTTCCAGCCGGACAATACGAATCTGAAGCTGTCCCGGCAGACGCCGGAGGAATATCTCAAGACCGTTGCGATCAGCCGGCTTGTTCTGGACAACATCAAGAACTTCCAGTCGTCCTGGGTAACGATGGGACCGGAGGTCGGCAAGCTGTCCCTGCAGTACGGCTGCAACGACTTCGGCAGTACGATGATCGAGGAGAATGTCGTATCCTCCGCCGGAGCTACGCATAAGGTCAATATCGAGCAAATTCTGCAGATCATCCGCGAGGCTGGCAAAATTCCGGCTCAGCGCAACACGCAATACGATATCCTGAAGGTGTTCGACCGTGAGGATGCCAAGGTGGAACGCGACTTTGTAATGCAGAACTAAATATTGATAACAGCATAACAGCCCGGGCCTGAGCGGTCCGGGCTGTTTGATATGCCGTAAAGCACCGCTTACGGCTAGCTGGATTGACTGATCAAGGGGCTGTGCGATTACTCGGCTGCCTCCCATTTGCAGCGGACGGGGGATACGATCGCCTTGTCCTTTTTCAACTCGGTAAAAGCCTTGTCGATCTCCTTGCGGTCAAGGCCCGACAGCTTCTCCACTTCGCCCGCGCTTACCGGCTTGCCCGCCGATTTGATGGTTTCCAACACCTGCTCCTTCACGCTCATTCTGCTCACCTCCCGCAACACATCGGCTTATGCCGACGCTTCATATAGGTTTAATGGTACAAGGAATGCGGATGGGCGGCAGTGATTTTTTTCGGGGAACAGATTTACATCTATATCCAAAAGTGATATCATAAATATATCAAATACATATCCAATTTTGGAGGTGCCTTTCATGAAAGAAAAAAAGCTTAATCCGATCAACGGCTTCTGGGTCATCACCCTGATTGCCATCTGTACAGCGGGAGCGGTCTACTTGTTCATTCAGGAATACGTGGCGCTGCCTGTCATTCTGGTTGTGATTGCGAGTATTCTGTTGACCAGCATAACAGTTGTGCAGCCTAACAAATCCGTCGTTGTCACGTTCTTCGGCCAATACGTAGGTACGATTTCCAAAAGCGGCCTGTGGGCGGTTATTCCGTTCAGCATCCGCAAGACCGTATCTTTGCGTGTGCGCAACTTCAACAGCGTCAAGCTGAAGGTGAACGATGTCGAGGGCAATCCGATTGAAATTGCTGCGGTGGTCGTGTTCAAGGTGGTAAACTCCGCCAAGGCTCTGTTCGATGTTGACAAGTATATGCAGTTCGTCGAGATACAGAGCGAAACAGCGCTTCGCCACGTAGCGAGTAAATATCCGTACGATGGCTTCAGCGGAGCGGGCATGTCTCTGCGCGCCAATGCGGAGGAGATTGCCGGGGAACTGGCAACGGAGCTGCAGGAACGGCTGACCATCTCCGGGGTTGAGGTTCTTGAAGCGCGTCTGACTCATCTTGCCTATTCGACTGAAATTGCGAGCACGATGCTTCAGCGTCAGCAGGCCAGCGCCATTCTCTCCGCGCGCCAGATTATTGTGGAGGGAGCTGTGGGCATGGTCGATATGGCGATCAAGCAGTTGAAAGAGAGCGGCGTCGTCGAGCTTGACGAAGAACGGAAGGCAGCTATGATCAACAATCTGATGGTCGCGATCGTATCTGAGCGCGGAGCAAGCCCGGTGATCAACGCGGGCTCGCTGTACTAAGGCGGTCCTCCAATGGCGGCCAAGAAGAATTTTCCGCTGCGGATCGATCCCGCGCTGTACGAGGCGCTGGAGCGTTGGGCGGGAGAGGAGTTCAGGAGCGTGAACGGACACATCGAATATTTGCTCCGAGAGAGTCTGAAACGCGCCGGACGCTTGCCTGGCCGTATGTCACGGGACAGTGACGACTAGCCGCAAAGCACTCGCAGCGGAAAAAATGAAAGTTGACTTGACGGAAGAAGCTGCCCGGCTTATAATTACACATTATTCACGCGAGCAGCGTTGACAAAGACATGAATCGATTTCTCGGTCCGTCCAGAGAGAGGGAACGTCCGGCTGTAATTCCCTCCGGTATCCGGCTTTCGCTTTACCCCTTTGTAGCTGCGGTTATGAACCTTCCAGGCAGTCTCCGTCAAGAAGCGGAGCGCAGCATGCCGGGAACCAGTAAGAACCGCCGGCTCATGGCCGTTATCCCATGCTGAACAAGGATTCTGTTTCCCTAAGAGGAGACAGAGTTGAATTTGGGTGGAACCACGGGTGATCAACACTCGTCCCTCTGGCGGGACGGGTGTTTTTTGTTGCGTGGATATTGTCCGTTCCGCAGAACCTTCCGGCGGCAGCGAGCGCCGCTACAGACAGGTACCATCAACCCAAGGAGGAAGAAACAAATGGCAGTAAGCATCAAGTTACCGGACGGATCGGTTCGTGAGTACGCGGAAGGCAGCAGCATCGACGATGTGGCGGCTTCCATCAGCAGCGGGCTGAGAAAGAACGCAGCCGCAGGCAAATTGAACGGTGTAATCGTCGATCTGGCGGCCAAGCTGAATGAAGGAGATCTTGTTGAAATCGTAACGCTGGATTCCCCTGAAGGCCTGGAGGTTATGCGTCACAGCACAGCCCACCTGATGGCACAGGCCGTCAAGCGCCTGTACGGGGCCAAAGAAGTGAAGCTGGGCGTCGGCCCGACGATTGAAGACGGATTTTATTATGATATGGACCTGGAGCAGCCGCTGAATCCGGAGGATCTCCAGAAGATCGAGAAGGAAATGGAACGCATCATTTCCGAAAATTTGCCGATTATCCGCAAGGAAGTCAGCCGTCAGGAAGCGCTGGACATCTTCGGCGAGCTTGGCGATCCCTACAAGCTTGAACTGATCCGGGACCTGCCCGAGGACAGCGTCATCACCATTTACGAGCAGGGCGAATTCTTCGATCTGTGCCGGGGGCCGCATGTTCCTTCGACTGGAAAAATCAAGGTGTTCAAGCTGATGAATGTAGCCGGCGCGTACTGGCGCGGCGACAGCAAGAACAAGATGCTGCAGCGCGTGTACGGAACCGCCTGGATCAAGAAAGCACAGCTGGACGAGTACCTGCATCTGCTGGAGGAAGCGAAGAAGCGCGACCACCGCAAGCTCGGCAAGGAGCTTGAAATCTTCACGTTCAACCAGCTCGTCGGCCAGGGCCTGCCAATCTGGCTGCCGAAGGGCGCCAAGCTGCGCAGCATACTGGAACGCTATATCGTTGACATCGAAGCCAGTCTTGGCTATCAGCATGTATACACTCCGGTTCTTGGCAACGTGGATCTGTACAAGACCTCCGGCCACTGGGATCATTACCAGGAAGATATGTTCCCGAAGATGACAATCGACACCGAGGAATTCGTGCTGCGTCCGATGAACTGTCCGCATCATATGATGGTCTACAAGAGCAGCATGCACAGCTACCGGGATCTGCCGATCCGCATCGCGGAGCTTGGCACCATGCACCGCTATGAAATGTCCGGAGCCTTGACCGGCCTTCACCGGGTACGCTCCATGACGCTGAATGATTCACATATCTTCTGCCGCCTGGACCAGATCAAGAGCGAATTCAGCCGCGTGCTGGAGCTGATCGACCGGGTGTACCGCGACTTCGGCATTCATGAATACCGCTTCCGCCTATCGTATCGCGATCCTCAGGACACCGAGAAATACTTCCAGAACGACGAAATGTGGGAGACCGCGCAGCGGATGCTCCGCGAGGTTGTCGAGGAAGCCGGACTGCCGTTCTACGAAGCCGAAGGCGAAGCAGCGTTCTACGGTCCGAAGCTCGACGTGCAGATCAAGACTGCGCTTGGCAAGGAAGAGACACTCTCGACCGTACAGATCGACTTCCTGCTGCCGGAACGCTTTGAGCTGGAATATGTCGGAGACGACGGACAGAAGCATCGTCCGGTTGTACTGCACCGCGGTATTCTCGGCACTATGGAGCGCTTCGTAGCATTCCTGCTGGAGAACTTCGCAGGCTCCCTGCCGCTGTGGCTGTCGCCGCAGCAGGTGAAGGTCATTCCGGTGTCGAGCGCGTTCGACGACTATGCCAAGGATGTCGTCGACAAGCTGACCCGGCAGGGCCTCCGCGCCGAAGCCGATCTGCGCAATGAGAAGCTCGGCTACAAGATCCGTGAGGCCCAGCTGGAGAAGCTGCCGTACATGTTCATTGTCGGCGAGAACGAAATGAACTCGGCTTCCGTCTCCGTCCGCAAGCGGGGAGAGGGCGACCTCGGAGCCAAGCCGCTGGACGAAGTGATCGGCAGCCTGGTTCAGGAAGTCTCCTCGAAAGCCATTTTCTAAAGAGTTCCCGGCAGCAACCGGTAATTCATCCATAAGACCTCTGTCATATGCCGCATCCGGCGGGCGATCCGCCGGATGTATAAAATTTCGGAAAACGGGAAACCTTCGCTAATAAGGGGGAGGTTAACATGACGAACGAAATGGGCAAATGGCAGAGGTCTTGGTGTGTTGCAGTAACCATTCTATTTATGGCAGCGTTGATCATTCTGTTTACGAAGCCGGAGAACGGGAAGAGGGAAGCATCGGTTCCCGGCGGGTTGGCGGAAGCAAGCGTAGCTACGCATATATCGCCGATTCCGGTACAGCAAGTGCCTGCCGTGAAGCGGGCTGTGGAAATACCGGTCCGGGCGACAGGGAATGTCCAGTTAGTCCGGGCCACTGTGTTTGAACACCAGTCCGAAGAGAAGGTCGTGGCTTACGGTACGGCACCGCTTCGGGCGGCTTCCGTGGCCGTCCGTTCCACCGATCCGGCCACATGGACCGGCGGTGCAGGCGCATCCCGGCCGGCTTCCGCGACAGCCGGAGCGGGCAATACCAAGCCGCCGAAGACGGCTTCTTCTTCAACATCGTCTTCGGCTTCGGCCAAATCAGCAAAATCAGCCAAACCGGTCAAGCCGGCATCCGAGACCGTGCCTAAAACGGCGTCCAAACCGGCATCCAAGCAAATTTCGATACCTGTTGCCGCGCCGGAGCCGGAGCAGATTATCCGCACGATGAAAGTGACGGCCACAGGGTACACCGCCGGCTATGAGTCGACCGGCAAGCGGCCGAATCACCCGCAGTACGGGATCACCTATTCCGGCGTCAAAGTCCGGAGGGACAAGAACGCCGTATCCACCATCGCCGCAGATCCGAAGGTTCTGCCGATGGGCAGCATTTTATATGTGCCGGGCTACGGGTATGCGGTCGTTGCCGATACCGGTTCGGCGATCAAGGGACACAAGATCGATTTGTATTTCAAGACGACCCGGCAGGTCTACCGGGAATGGGGCAAGAAATCGGTCGAGGTTCAATTGATCAAGCGGGGCAAGGGTAAATGCACGGAAGCGATGCTGAACAGCATCAGCCAAGCCATACAGGCATATGACACCGTCTCGCAGGAAATGCTTGAGGAAATCATTTGACGCATAAATTGCAGCCGACCTTGACATAATACGAACTGGGGCACAGCAGACAGCCTCTGATCACTCCCCTGTGCGCGAGGCGCAGAGGGTGAGAGCAAGGGAGGTGACTAACCGTGGCTAAAAAACCGAAGGTTCAGGATAACTATAAGACACCGAACGAAAAATTTAATGCCGAGTTTGCCGCTGAGAATGAAGTGGCTTCCAAGCAAACAGGCATCGCCAAGCCGGCTCAAAAACCGCAGGCTTAACGTATTTCTAAGATTAAACCAAGCCGTCCAGAACGGCTAAAAGCGGGGCTATCCCAAGAGGTCATAAAGATGAACCTCCGGGATAGCTCCGTTTTTTTTAATTTTAAATTGCACTATTCCGAGTGATATGGTTTAATATACATAGCAAAGCACGAACAAGCAGTTTATTATCAAACAGCAGAATATCTGAAGTTAACTATGTGTTACATAACATAACGCGAACTAGTGAATTATTCATCATTAACCCGTCATATCCGAAATTTTTATTTTAAAATGTTATTAAAAGTGACATAGATATATGGACAGAGTCGATTTCTGTATGTATTATTAGGCTAACCCTACGAGATGAGCTGGGCAGATGTGAGGGTTCGGTTATAGTCGTAAGCTGAGAAAATGTTCGGGATAAGCTAATTTAATAATTGTATACAAATATACAATTATACTTTTAGTGCCGGAACAAGCAGATTTTTGACTAGGAGATGGGTATATGAACAGTTCTGTCATGCGAACACGCAGGTTATCCAAGGATAATACTTACTTAGCCCTGAAAGAGAGAATTATTAATATCGAGCTAAAGCCCGGCGAAGCTGTACAGGAAGAGAACCTGGCAGAATTGCTTGGAGTAAGCCGCACCCCTCTAAGAGAGGCCATACAACGGTTGGAGAATGAGGATTTTCTTGTCCGGCTTCCGAACGGAAGACTGAGAGTGGCGTCGGTGACAACGGAAGAGGTTAAAGAGATCTTTCTTATTCGCAGCATGCTGGAAGGTTATATTGCCAAGAATGCCGCCAAAAATGCCACTGAGCAAGATATTGAAAAGTTAACGGCTATGATCGGCAATCTGAAGATGTCCTTTCAGTCGGGCAAGAGCCAGGATTTTGTCTCCTATGGCTTTGAATTCCATGATTATTTATCGGAAATAAGCGAGCTTAAGACCTTTGTGAAAATCTTGAATCAACTAAGAGACCATGCGCTTCGTTATTGCCGGTTCGTATCCTTGCATGGCGATTGGAACCAGCAGGCGGATGAAGAACATAACCTTATCCTGCAGAAGATAGCCGCCAGAGACGAAGACGGAGCTGAGAAAGCGATGCAGGATCATATATTGAGCAGCCTATCCGCAGCATTGGAGAGAATAGAAGGCATTCAGGCACACAGAGAGGATGGGGTTTGATATGGAGACAGAATGGAGTTTGGACACGAAGATTATTCATGAGAACCAGTTTCCTGATCCCCACACAGGCGCCATCTCTCAAAGCATCGTACCTGCGGTAGCTTATGCGTTCCCTGATACAGAAACAGCGGCGGCAGTAGTATCCGGCGAGGAAGAAGGCGTCTATTACGGCAGATACGGAAACCCTACTTCCCGCACGTTGGAGAAGAAGATAGCCGCTCTGGAAGGCGGAGAAGATGCGTTGGGCGTATCCAGCGGAATGGCGGCCATCTCCATTGCGCTTCTCGGTTTCTTGAAGCAAGGCGATCATGTTCTGGTGACCAAGGATGTGTATGGAGGAACCTACAGTTTCCTGACCTCGCTGGCGCCCAGGTTCGGTATAGAGTTTGATTTTGTCGATTGTACGGACCCGGAATCAATGCTTGAGAAAATCAAGCCGAATACGAAGGCTGTCTATTTGGAGACTCCCTCTAATCCGAGGTTGACCGTTCTGGATATCGAAGCAATCTCGAAAGCCTGCAAAGCCTATCAGCTCCCCGTTATTGTCGATAACACCTTCATGAGTCCCTGCTTGCAGAAGCCTTTGGAGCTCGGGGCCGACGTTGTGGTACATAGCGCCACTAAATATATTAATGGTCACGGAGATGTCCTGGCGGGATTTGTAGTAGGCCAAAAAGACATCATCCAATTTATGAGAAAGAAGCTGATGGGCGATCTGGGGCAAAATTTAAATGCATGGGACGCATTCTTGATATTAAGAGGAATGAAGACTATGGCCCTGCGGGTGGAGAGACATTGCAGCAATGCCCAGAAAATTGCCGAATACCTCGAGTCCCATCCTTTCATCGACAAAGTCTTTTATCCAGGCTTGGCGTCGCATCCTCAATATGAACTGGCGCAAAAGCAAATGAAGGGGATGGGCGGGATTGTTTCTTTCGAAGTGAAAGGCGGATTAGTTGAAGGGAAAAAATTAATCAACTCGCTGAGACTGGCGATGATTTCATTCAGCCTGGGAGATCCGGAAACTCTGGTTCAGCATCCGGCTTCGATGACTCATGCATCAATTCCACAAGAAGAGCGGTTGAAATTCGGGATAACG includes these proteins:
- the metA gene encoding homoserine O-acetyltransferase MetA; its protein translation is MPIKIPDSLPAKEILSGENIFVMDESQAFHQDIRPLRIAILNLMPTKETTETQLLRLVGNSPLQVDVTLLHPSTHTSKNTSAEHLKSFYKTFDEIADRRLDGLIITGAPVEQMEFEDVNYWEELQRIFEWSKDNVTSTMHICWAAQAGLYYHFGVRKIGLPDKCFGVFPHNVLAPNTKLLRGFDELFHVPHSRHTDISREDIENSPDLQILAESDEAGIYLVATRDGRQIFVTGHSEYDPFSLKGEYERDIAKGMEIALPKHYFPNDDPNRTPPAVWRAHANLLFSNWLNYYVYQETPYDIGPMI
- a CDS encoding transcriptional regulator: MSVKEQVLETIKSAGKPVSAGEVEKLSGLDRKEIDKAFTELKKDKAIVSPVRCKWEAAE
- the thrS gene encoding threonine--tRNA ligase, with the protein product MAVSIKLPDGSVREYAEGSSIDDVAASISSGLRKNAAAGKLNGVIVDLAAKLNEGDLVEIVTLDSPEGLEVMRHSTAHLMAQAVKRLYGAKEVKLGVGPTIEDGFYYDMDLEQPLNPEDLQKIEKEMERIISENLPIIRKEVSRQEALDIFGELGDPYKLELIRDLPEDSVITIYEQGEFFDLCRGPHVPSTGKIKVFKLMNVAGAYWRGDSKNKMLQRVYGTAWIKKAQLDEYLHLLEEAKKRDHRKLGKELEIFTFNQLVGQGLPIWLPKGAKLRSILERYIVDIEASLGYQHVYTPVLGNVDLYKTSGHWDHYQEDMFPKMTIDTEEFVLRPMNCPHHMMVYKSSMHSYRDLPIRIAELGTMHRYEMSGALTGLHRVRSMTLNDSHIFCRLDQIKSEFSRVLELIDRVYRDFGIHEYRFRLSYRDPQDTEKYFQNDEMWETAQRMLREVVEEAGLPFYEAEGEAAFYGPKLDVQIKTALGKEETLSTVQIDFLLPERFELEYVGDDGQKHRPVVLHRGILGTMERFVAFLLENFAGSLPLWLSPQQVKVIPVSSAFDDYAKDVVDKLTRQGLRAEADLRNEKLGYKIREAQLEKLPYMFIVGENEMNSASVSVRKRGEGDLGAKPLDEVIGSLVQEVSSKAIF
- the mqnC gene encoding cyclic dehypoxanthinyl futalosine synthase, with the protein product MSAIDAILNKALQGERLGLEDTVRLFESNEIEKMGAAADVIMKRWHPEPVATFVIGRNINYTNICDVYCRFCAFYRRPGSEEGYVLPDETIFEKIRETIAVNGTEILMQGGTNPNLPFSYYTDLLKGIKQRFPGITMHSFSPAEIMKMKELSGLTLEETLRQIHAAGLDSLPGGGAEILDDRTRRKISRLKGSWHDWMDVMKTAHRIGMNTTATMVIGLGESMEERALHLLRVRDAQDECIGNNYNSEGFLAFISWTFQPDNTNLKLSRQTPEEYLKTVAISRLVLDNIKNFQSSWVTMGPEVGKLSLQYGCNDFGSTMIEENVVSSAGATHKVNIEQILQIIREAGKIPAQRNTQYDILKVFDREDAKVERDFVMQN
- a CDS encoding aminotransferase class I/II-fold pyridoxal phosphate-dependent enzyme, with translation MNDKLRIESRLAQIGSQEDPATGAVNYPIYQSTAFRHPRLGQSTGFDYIRTKNPTRSVLECAAAELESGDVAFACSSGMAALQTIFAYFSQGDHLIVSLDLYGGTYRMLERIMSRFGVTASYVDTNDLEALEAVRRENTKAVFIETPTNPLMMITDIEAVCTWAKPHGLLTIVDNTLLTPYFQRPLELGADIIIHSATKYLGGHNDVLAGLIVTKGEALSQEMAILHNSIGAVLSPSDSYQLMRGMKTLALRMERHESNALAIARHLKEHPAIAEVYHPGLSDHPGYEIQRRQSSGNTGIFSFKVKNAAYVEPILRHIKLIAFAESLGGVESLMTYPAIQTHADIPAEIRDAVGVDDRLLRFSVGVEHVDDLISDLDQALEAARAEIETAAGLEG
- a CDS encoding SPFH domain-containing protein, producing the protein MKEKKLNPINGFWVITLIAICTAGAVYLFIQEYVALPVILVVIASILLTSITVVQPNKSVVVTFFGQYVGTISKSGLWAVIPFSIRKTVSLRVRNFNSVKLKVNDVEGNPIEIAAVVVFKVVNSAKALFDVDKYMQFVEIQSETALRHVASKYPYDGFSGAGMSLRANAEEIAGELATELQERLTISGVEVLEARLTHLAYSTEIASTMLQRQQASAILSARQIIVEGAVGMVDMAIKQLKESGVVELDEERKAAMINNLMVAIVSERGASPVINAGSLY
- the corA gene encoding magnesium/cobalt transporter CorA codes for the protein MKIRLVNAGVFTPVDDIEATLAPPAEGFYWIDADVDDLGLLQPLFNLHDLAVEDCLSDEEQRPKIEIYESHYFIVVNSIRFDDEEIFLRALNIFLGRHFIITVTKQKIHELRAVKPILWEQEVSEPDRFLYLLIDLVVDNYFAVGDRIEARIEKLEEDILMHTKKSHLSEIIGLRSEILWLKKMLGPQKEVVNTLNKKDLRLIDDQLQKYFSDIYENAVKISETFETYRDLMGNLREAYQSSIANRANEIMRVFTAITTIFMPLTVITGIYGMNFENIPEIHTKYGYYGVIGVMVALGCGMLYIFRKKEWL